CAATAGTAGCATTCCCTAAGTGCACACACAAAGGGCTTTCTCGGGGCCCCAGCTGTGGCCTGAGGGCTGACTCTGCATCCAAGACCTATAAAGTGAACTCAGAAATAGCAGTAGCAGCAATAACAAAAAACCAAGAAACCACCCAAGGCAACATGTGACTGAACACCAAATGACAGTGCAGTGTGTGCAGGACAGACCTCTGCGGCTGGAGTGGTCAAGACAGGCTTTGTGGTGTGAAACTTCCTGGTGGTGTGAAGGCTGGTAAGGCCTTGGAGAGGCTGAAGGGGGAACATAAGGCGTTCCAGGAGGTGCTCAATGCCAGCCTGAGGCATTGGTGTGTGTTTCTCCAGCCCAGGCTACTTCTATTGATAGGATATTTTAGGGAAACAGATTAGTGTAGTATTTTAAAACCTGGGCTCTGAATTTGAATTCTGCCACCTCCACTGACCAGTTATGTGACTCAGGCAAGTTACCTAAATCTCTTCAAACTTCAGTACACCCAACACCAGGAAAAGGACTATTACATCTCAGGGTTAGTGTGAGAAGTGGATGTAGCAGCAATCCTCAGCATAGCAGAGTAAGCCCTCATGGTAGCTATTGTAGGAAACTCTACAGGATCAACAGCCTGGTCTCTTCAAGAAGTAAATTCAAGGGAAAGCAATGTTACAGATTAAGAATTTTAAGAGACATATCAACCAAATGTAATGTGTGAACCTTGTTTAGATCCTGATATAAATAAATCAATTGcgataaagaaaaattataagacaatTGGAAAAAATTTGGATACTGATTGCATCTCCGATATTAAGGAATTACTGCTAACTTTTTAGGTGTGATAGTAACATTGTGCATTTTTTAAGGGGATCATTTGGAGATACATAAAGTATTCACAGATAAAAGAACATAATAtctgagaattattttttaattgattcttagaaagaggaagggagagggaaagaaaaacatacaatggCTGCCTCGAATGGAACCGGCAACGtttgggtgcacaggatgacacccaactgagccacaccagccagggctgggaattgttttaaaataatctaacgtgatccctggcagggtggctcagttggttggagtgttatcccatgtttgatccccagtcagggcatgtgagggaggcaactgTTGCCTCCTGATAAGATGTTTCTCTAttatatcaatgtctctctctttctctctctcccccccttcttctctctaaaatcagtaaaaataacatatcctcagatgacaattaaaaataaaattttttaaaaatgataatctAATGTGAGGGGATACAGATGAAGATTTGCTTAGAAGTGTTGCAGCTGCATGACTGATGTATGGAGTTTGCTGTACTATTCTTTCagaaatgtttgaaattttccctaataaaaaggttaaaaataaactgAGTAAATGATAGCTTTTATGGTCACTCTATTTTCAAGGGTGCACACTAGAATGTAAGTAAGGATCAGGGCTTATCTTTCTCATCCATTCCCTTTCCCAAAGGGTCTAAGTTTTCCTGGTATGGTACAAGCCCAATCATGTAAACCTGGATCATATCTACTCgctctcttgctttttaaaacactttGAAGCCTTGCCTCTCCTCTAGGGGTAAAAACTCTAATTCATCATAAGGCTGTCTACTTTTTAAAGGCCCTGCCTATCACTTCAGCCTCAATTCAGATCACTCTTCTCTTCATCTTCTGAGGTTGGCCATTTTTGTTCCTCAAATGAGTCATACTCTATCCgaccacagagcctggcacatgtcATCCCTACTGCCCATGACATTCCTcccctcactctctctcctcccaaCCACTGTTGCCTAATTACCTCTTACTCTttcttcagatctcagctcaatCTTTACTACTTCCTCTAGGAAGCCTCCACTGACCAGACTCCCAAAGCTGGGTAATTCTCCCTCATATATACCCTCATATGCTGTCATGTACCTCTCCTTTTCAGGACTCACAACTATAACATTAAAATGTTGCTATTGTTGATCATTGCATCCCTAGCAtttggcacagggcctggcctagagcaaatgaccaataaatatttgttgaataaaacaATGGGTAAATGATGGCTCATTGACTCAGCATCTTCCCACGTACTGCCTCCAAGACCTCACTCAAGCGTTCTTGAAATGCCTGGCATCAAAAGGTCTAGTCTTCTCACCAGTCATCGCCCACGTTGAAGGCATTAAGGCTCTTGGTGAAGCCTTGCATATTGGTGGGGCTCACTCTCTGCAGGAAGTCAATGTAGTCCTCAGAGTGGAAGCGGCACATGTCATGCTGGGAGGCCTGGTATGGCTTGAAGACCTCAGGACAGAAACACAAGGTGAATCCAGGCAGGGTCAGTCTCAGTCATGGAGCTGAGGCCACCTACACTGAACCAGTCCTGGGGATTATCCAAAACCACACCTGCAGTACCCTTGCCCCTAGTCCTTGTTAGGCTGAGGCAGAAGAGAGGCTCTGATAAGCCCAGTGGTTTATTATGATCAAGTCCCCTAAAGACCACTGGAATTGCCTTTTTCCTTCCCACCTCCAGCGGAGCCTTTCCTACCTTCTAACGGTGAGCCCCGATCCACTGccctcttccctgggtctcctcccctgggctctggttctgctctttctgtctctgagttCTTTTGGAATCAAATCATATGGCATGTATGAACATCTTCTAATTAAAGCTCAAAGTACCCAGGTGCTAAGCCAGAGATTTATCTTTGTTTTGGGGGTGGTGGTCACATACTTCTTTAGAAATTGGGCAAAACCAAAAAGCCTTTCTCTCCCTAGAAAATGTGCATAGGTATATACCAGCACAAGATTTCAGGAATTCATAGATTCACGCACCAACAACACCTCTATCTCTTCTATGACCAATTCACTTGTCTGTGCCTCAGCACAAGCAGTGGACACTCATTCATACTTTGACTAATTCCCCTTGCAACGCATGTGGGCTGAGCTTAACTGTTATAACCGGGTATCACAGCTACAAATTCCAAGCCTGGGACAGACAGCATGTTTTCCTGGGAGATGAAGGGCTGGGTAGTGGTTACCTGTGTGGGGGTATTCTAGGTTGAAAAGGCAATACCCAGGACATCTGCTACCCTTCACATACACATTTACACGGAGGGCTATGGTCCTCCCTGGAGCTTCAGCTCCTTGGTGGTGGAGACGGGTTGCAGAGGAAAAGGGATAGAAACTGAGGGTAAACCTCAcatcccctttcccttctctgaggCTAAAGCACTGCCCACACCCCAACATGCTGGGGAGAAAAACACCTTCAGTCTTCAAACCAGCCCCACTCCACCCTAACTCGCCCAGTGTGAGTCCACCTGAGGTCAAAGGGTGGCTGACCTAAGGTGAAAGAGTAACTCCCATGAAGGCGGTGGGTGCGCTCACCAGCACTCcgcatgtgggggtgggggtgctcctGGTTCCTTCtatccagcctgcccccaccccccactcttgGGTGGGTCTCACTCGGTGCATTCAGTGCGGCCTACTTGGCTTTAGGGCCGCAGCTCGCCCCCACCCTCGATCCCCAGCAGAGGCGGCGGAACTCACGATCATCTTCTTGTAGAGACCGTAGTGCAGGACCAGACTATGGGTCAGTGCCAAGCGGTGAGGCTTCATAGGGTGCCCGGCCCCTGGGAGTAGAGCAGAGAGTTCGTCAGTTGTAGCCCCAGCCTCCACCCCTCCGCGTCCCGAACCCCTCGGGTGCCACCTCGCTCCCTCACCGTAGTGGAAGTTGCCCACGTCCGGGTCGTAGAAATAGGCCACGGTTTTGGCCATGGTGCCCGCGGGACCAGGCCCCGCGCCTCAGCCGCCCGCCCGGCTGCCGGCCCCACCTCCCGTCCTACGTGCTGCGTAAGCACGTCGCCGGCCTCTGCGGAACCGGGAatccaggccccgcctcctctaGGCCACgcccaggccacgccccctgcggCTAGTTCTGGGCGTGAGCCTCTGGGCTTGGGCAGAAGACAGGTGGCATCGATTCTAGGATGCCAGGGCCATTTCCTCCCAGGCGGGGGGCAAATCCTCGAGAAGCCGAGACATCCCGTCCAGCCACCTGTCCTAAACCGGGTGCAGGCCGTGGTCACCTCTCTAGAAGGCTCGGGAGAGCCGGCCACACCGCCCCTCTCGGGTGCAGAAAGCCGGCTTCCCCCGGCCACTGGGAAGATTCCTGGCTATCCACCCGGCCGGGGTATCTAGGGGCAGGAGCCGCGCCGGGCGTGCGGGATAGACAAGAGAACACGCTCGCCTGACTGCCTCGCCACCCCACCCGGACCCAGGCTCGGCGCCGCACactccccgggggggggggggggccggcgCAGTCACGCGCACACCACATTTGCGTTCACCAGCGCGCAAGGCCCTCGCTCTCCGCCCCGCACACCTGCGCTCCGCCCCCTGGTCCTGGGCCGGCGTCGGGCGAAGGCTTTTGGGAACCCAGGGTGGCTGCGGCGGCGCACCCCATCTCTTCCCCTTTCCGGGGCCGGAGTTGTCGGGAATCTGCCGCTGCTCCCAGCCAGGCGGCATCcctctccatccttccctcccccccgcctgcCGCGGCACCGGTATCTGCAGCCGCAGCCCGGAGCCGGTGAGGCGgcgaaggggggaggggaaggaagagagggatgaGAGCCGGGAGGGCGTCGGGGGCCCTGAGCCGGACTAGGACGCCCCTGGAGCCGGAACCCAAgcaggagccggagccggagccagaACCAAACCACCGGTACTGGGTGGGCCAGGTGGTCAGAATGGGAGGAACCGAAAGGGGGGCGGGTGCTGGAGTACAGATCAGTGAGGGGCTGCAGAGGCCTGGCTCAGGCCGGGGCGGAGGAGGTGCGGAGGCTGACTCAGGCGTGATTCTTGCGCTGACCGCCTGCGAATTCCGTCCCATCTCGCTCTGTAGTGTCCTTGGAAGGGACGGGAGCGCAGGACAAACTGGAAAGGGGAACGCTGTGGGCGTCGGGAAAgcgggagcaggggagagggctTGCGCAGCCGCGGTCTAGCACCCCTGGCCCTGACCAGCACCCCAGGCCCGGACAGCTCcctgatgggggggcgggggggaggctgGACCTCCGAGGCTTGCCTGTTTCAGATCCTGAGGATGGCATTTCTATCCCTCCCCCAACCCTAGCTGCAGCCCCCAAACCCCGGGAGGCGCCCTGGCCCGCGCTCGCCCCCCAGGGCCTCATGGCGGAACCACAGCCTGACCTGGAGCCACCCCAACATGGGCTGTACATGCTCTTCCTGCTCGTGCTGGTCTTCTTCCTCATGGGCCTCGTGGGCTTCATGATCTGCCACGTGCTCAAGAAGAAGGGTTACCGCTGCCGCACATCCAGGGCCTCGGAGCCTGATGACACCCAGCTCCAGCCCCGTGAGTGGGGAGCCTAGAACCCGGCTCAGTCACCTTTTTCCTTACCCTTGTCCCCACACCTCTGTCTGCCTTCCTGGCCAACAGACCCAGTCAAGTCCCAACCAAGCCTTCAAAAAGCCTAGTGATGCTTCCTTGGGTCTGCAAGTGGGGTGACACCACCCTGAAAGCAAGGCTAGTGAAGGCAGCATGGGTGGGTAGGGCCCACTGATGGTAATCTTGGGCTCCCATTGACTTCTCATCTTTTCTACCTTGGCCCCTGAAATGCTAATGCCCAGCACGATGACCAATAGGCACACGGTTATTTCTTGAGCAATAAGCCACAGGAGCCACCTGGTAATGTCCCCCAAAGCTGACTCACTTCCAATTCCTTGTCAACCTTTCTCTTCCTTTAGCTGACGACGATGACATGAATGAGGACACAGTAGAGAGGATTGTTCGCTGTATCATCCAAAATGAAGGTGGGTGTaagcgccccaccccccaccccctgactttcTCTTGCCCtgacctccacctccacctccactgactcctccttttccttctcccctcagCCAATGCTGAGGCCTTGAAGGAGATGCTGGGGGACAGTGAAGGAGAAGGGACAGTGCAGCTGTCCAGGTGAGCTGGAAACAAAGGCCAGCATGACTTAGCTTGCCTTGGAGAGTACCCTCTCCTCCAGCACAGTCCTCTCCCAGTCTCCTCGCATGTTTGGGGTCGGGGGAGGGCAAAGCTGGCTGACCTATAGAAAGAAAGACGTTTATATAGAAACCTCAAGTCCTTCAAATCATACCTCCCTTCTGGGTATCATCAAGCTTTCCATTCACCCTTTGTGCCACTCCTTTGGGTTAAGCACTGCCCTCTTCTTAGAAAACAGCTCTGGGAAGGAGAACACGTGATCGCTACCATCTTAATATTGAGTTTATTGGATAAAGACAGAAAAGAATGTTGGGGCCTAGGGAAAGTGGGCATCTGGAGGCTTGAGGAGCACGCCgaaagaacagaacaaacagAACAGGAAGAGAAATGGCAATGTcacccctgctcccttcctctctactgTCCAGCGTGGACGCCACTTCCAGCCTGCAGGATGGAGCCCCCTCCCATCATCACACAGTGCACCTGGGCTCTGCAGCCCCTTGCATCCACTGCAGCCGCAACAAGAGGCCCCCACTTGTCCGTCAGGGACGCTCCAAGGAAGGAAAGAGCCGTGCCCGGCCTGGGGAGACCACCGTTTTCTCTGTGGGCAGGTGGGGATACAGTGCCgtagggggggagggtggggtgggggatccTGACTCCAAAGGTGGGCCCCACCTCTCTACTCCTGGATTGTGACCTACAGCAAGAGTAGGTTATACAATATGCCCCACAATCTGACATCTCCGCTGCCCGAAGCTAGAGGGAAGTGGCCATCAAACCAAAGATATCCCTGGTTGGAGGGGAGGGCCAAGCAGCCCCTGAGTTGTGATCCTAAGACCCAGTGTTCCCTTCCCTCCCAGGTTCCGGGTGACACACATTGAGAGGCGCTATGGACTGCATGAGCATCATGAGGGCTCCCCCACAGACAGGAGCTTGGGGTCTAGTGGGGGGCAGGACCCAGGGGGCAGCCAAGGGTCTGGGGAAGGGCAGTCCAGGGCAGGGATGCCAGCCATGGAAAGCCTGCCCCCTGAGaggccacagccccaggcccTTGCCAGCCCCGCAGTGCAGAATGGACTCAGGGACAGCAACCTAGCCCCTTGTGCACTTGGAGGGAACCCTGGAGCCTCTGCAGAGTCAccgctggcagctggagggagaggcccaagcccagggctggccagtcAAGAGGCCAATGGACAGCCAAACAAACCGGACACATCAGATCACCAGGTATGAAGACATGGCCAGGGCTGTGGTGGGCTGAGCTCTTACTGCCCTTTACTCTGGAGATGGGTGTACTGATATGACTCACACCCGATTCTCCTACTGTTGACCCCTCCTCTCACTCAGGTGTCTCCAGCACGGGGAGCAAAAGGTGTGTGAGGTAAGTGTGCCTGGGCTTCAAGTCAGATAACCTCATCCTCCCACCCCCTACTTACATTCCTTAAGCCCATTGTCTGGCTGCCTGTACCCCCACGGTAGACTGCAGGCTTTCCCTTTGCTACATAGTCTTTGGTTTGGTGGTGGGGAGCAGGCATGTGCTCCAGGGAATAGGGAAGGTGCCACAGCCTCCAGGGGAAAGCTGGAATACAACTTGACTGGGAGGCAACACTATTATCCTTCCTCTTCCCCAAGCCTCCTCCTTCATTGCCGAAGAACTACCAGTtgcagagccaggggctgggtggcCATGAAGCCCCTCCTTTCCACTGGACAGCACTGCCCCCAGCTGTGGGACCAGTCCTAATTGGTCTCAGCCTGGAGGACACTGGGAGAaggcacccacccccacccccacccccggccctggCCCTCAGTCCCCTTTCCTTGCCTGCCAACAGGCTGCCTGACCCACGTTCCCCATCACCTCGCTCCATATGCTAGAGTGTGGCAACTGGGATCAGGCCC
The sequence above is a segment of the Myotis daubentonii chromosome 5, mMyoDau2.1, whole genome shotgun sequence genome. Coding sequences within it:
- the RELL2 gene encoding RELT-like protein 2 isoform X2, with protein sequence MAEPQPDLEPPQHGLYMLFLLVLVFFLMGLVGFMICHVLKKKGYRCRTSRASEPDDTQLQPPDDDDMNEDTVERIVRCIIQNEANAEALKEMLGDSEGEGTVQLSSVDATSSLQDGAPSHHHTVHLGSAAPCIHCSRNKRPPLVRQGRSKEGKSRARPGETTVFSVGRFRVTHIERRYGLHEHHEGSPTDRSLGSSGGQDPGGSQGSGEGQSRAGMPAMESLPPERPQPQALASPAVQNGLRDSNLAPCALGGNPGASAESPLAAGGRGPSPGLASQEANGQPNKPDTSDHQV
- the RELL2 gene encoding RELT-like protein 2 isoform X3: MNEDTVERIVRCIIQNEANAEALKEMLGDSEGEGTVQLSSVDATSSLQDGAPSHHHTVHLGSAAPCIHCSRNKRPPLVRQGRSKEGKSRARPGETTVFSVGRFRVTHIERRYGLHEHHEGSPTDRSLGSSGGQDPGGSQGSGEGQSRAGMPAMESLPPERPQPQALASPAVQNGLRDSNLAPCALGGNPGASAESPLAAGGRGPSPGLASQEANGQPNKPDTSDHQVSPARGAKGV
- the RELL2 gene encoding RELT-like protein 2 isoform X1, whose amino-acid sequence is MAEPQPDLEPPQHGLYMLFLLVLVFFLMGLVGFMICHVLKKKGYRCRTSRASEPDDTQLQPPDDDDMNEDTVERIVRCIIQNEANAEALKEMLGDSEGEGTVQLSSVDATSSLQDGAPSHHHTVHLGSAAPCIHCSRNKRPPLVRQGRSKEGKSRARPGETTVFSVGRFRVTHIERRYGLHEHHEGSPTDRSLGSSGGQDPGGSQGSGEGQSRAGMPAMESLPPERPQPQALASPAVQNGLRDSNLAPCALGGNPGASAESPLAAGGRGPSPGLASQEANGQPNKPDTSDHQVSPARGAKGV